The DNA window CGTTACATCAAGGACTACCTCCGCTGCATCGACTCGGTCGACGAGAACGTCGGTCGCGTGCTCGATTATCTCGACGACGAAGGTCTCGCCGAGAACACGCTGGTGATGTACACCTCGGATCAAGGGTTCTATTTGGGCGACGATGCAGCGTCTGCGGAATCGACCGAAACCAAGGCTGAAGAAAAGAAGGATGGCAAGAAGAAGCCAACCATCCAAGAGATCCGCCGCGAGAAGCGTAAGCGTCAGAAAGAAAAGGAACGTGCCAAGAAGCCAACCATTCACCTGTGTCCAGCTGCCGCCGCACTCACGATCGCCATAAACCTTATTCACGATAGCACTTACGGTGATATCCAAGCACACTGACCATGACGATCTTGGCATTGGCATCGAATTCCATAATGTTTTCGAGCCCGAAAATGCCGTCGAATTCAGGCATCACAATGTCGTCCTTTTGTTTAACGGCTTCG is part of the Bremerella sp. JC817 genome and encodes:
- a CDS encoding sulfatase-like hydrolase/transferase; its protein translation is RYIKDYLRCIDSVDENVGRVLDYLDDEGLAENTLVMYTSDQGFYLGDDAASAESTETKAEEKKDGKKKPTIQEIRREKRKRQKEKERAKKPTIHLCPAAAALTIAINLIHDSTYGDIQAH